A genome region from Natronosalvus rutilus includes the following:
- a CDS encoding monovalent cation/H+ antiporter subunit E, producing MAADRLLVPLSESSTVRQTVAYAVQSSLESDPGELVCHLVVAVPFEADVPEERAELEAAERLLERAETWIGEDTDDVEATVTVETAIIGADEYLFGPKDYADAFAAYAERHDLDRLVLDPEYQPGATAPLLQPLERELTRIDLHFDEAPVDRPAQHARFVGTGGWRRFFGLFGISFIFYLVLGDPTYWFDLVTGVAVAGIVSLTLSQVTFIHEPSITRGPVLLIRFLLYIPYLLYEIVKANVAVSLVILRPSMPIEPTMTRVNARVKSGLPLLALANSITLTPGTLTVRANDQRLVVHTLIPGAQADLFDGGLERAIRFVFHGRGSAAIASPRERGEAEVIYPEPVSAPSADATADSNDDSDTASPTEGGDER from the coding sequence TCGTCCCGCTCTCTGAGTCGTCCACCGTCCGCCAGACGGTCGCCTACGCGGTCCAGTCGAGCCTCGAGTCCGACCCCGGGGAACTCGTCTGCCACCTCGTGGTCGCCGTCCCCTTCGAGGCGGACGTTCCCGAGGAGCGCGCAGAACTCGAGGCCGCCGAGCGCTTGCTCGAGCGGGCGGAGACGTGGATCGGCGAAGACACCGACGACGTCGAGGCGACCGTCACCGTCGAGACGGCCATCATCGGCGCCGACGAGTACCTCTTCGGCCCGAAGGACTACGCCGACGCGTTCGCGGCCTACGCCGAGAGGCACGACCTCGATCGACTCGTCCTGGATCCGGAGTACCAGCCGGGGGCGACGGCGCCGCTGTTGCAGCCGCTCGAACGCGAACTCACTCGGATCGACCTGCACTTCGACGAAGCGCCGGTCGATCGGCCAGCCCAGCACGCCCGATTCGTCGGCACCGGCGGCTGGCGTCGCTTCTTCGGCCTCTTCGGCATCTCGTTCATTTTCTACCTGGTCCTCGGCGATCCGACCTACTGGTTCGACCTCGTTACTGGCGTCGCCGTCGCCGGAATCGTTTCGCTGACGCTCTCGCAGGTCACGTTCATCCACGAGCCGTCGATCACGCGCGGCCCCGTGCTGTTGATCCGCTTTCTCCTCTACATTCCCTATCTCCTCTACGAGATCGTCAAGGCCAACGTGGCCGTCTCGCTCGTCATCCTCCGGCCCTCGATGCCGATCGAGCCGACGATGACGCGCGTCAACGCCCGGGTCAAAAGCGGCCTGCCTCTGCTCGCGCTGGCCAACAGCATCACGCTCACGCCGGGGACGCTGACCGTCCGGGCGAACGACCAGCGACTGGTCGTCCACACGCTGATCCCGGGCGCCCAGGCGGACCTCTTCGACGGCGGCCTCGAGCGAGCGATTCGGTTCGTCTTCCACGGCCGGGGGTCCGCGGCCATCGCGTCGCCTCGAGAGCGAGGGGAAGCCGAGGTCATCTATCCGGAGCCCGTTTCCGCCCCCAGCGCGGACGCTACCGCTGATTCGAATGACGACTCGGACACCGCTTCTCCCACCGAAGGGGGTGACGAGCGATGA
- a CDS encoding cation:proton antiporter has translation MMPTDLSEIFLAAAAAFVVLAIVMFYRAVAGPTTQDRLLAVNVLGTNTVVILALLSVALEQPWYLDIALIYALLNFLMAIAISKFTVERGGVL, from the coding sequence ATGATGCCGACCGACCTCAGCGAGATCTTCCTCGCCGCCGCCGCGGCGTTCGTCGTGCTCGCCATCGTCATGTTCTACCGCGCGGTCGCCGGCCCGACGACCCAGGACCGCCTCCTCGCGGTCAACGTCCTCGGGACGAACACAGTCGTTATCCTCGCGCTGCTCTCGGTGGCGCTCGAGCAACCGTGGTACCTCGACATCGCGCTGATCTACGCCCTGTTGAACTTCCTGATGGCGATCGCCATCTCGAAGTTCACCGTCGAACGAGGTGGAGTGCTGTGA
- the mnhG gene encoding monovalent cation/H(+) antiporter subunit G, with the protein MIETIRFWAIITLVGAGVFFTLVSAIGVIRLPDVYTRAHTASQTDTLGASFTLAAVALALGWQHATVYTVLLLFFVFVTNPTAAHAIARSASDVGIDPWTADDARDQDDTGGDSR; encoded by the coding sequence GTGATCGAAACGATCCGCTTCTGGGCCATCATCACCCTCGTCGGTGCGGGCGTGTTCTTCACGCTCGTCTCGGCGATCGGCGTCATCCGCCTTCCAGATGTATACACGCGCGCGCACACGGCCTCCCAGACGGACACCCTCGGCGCCAGCTTTACGCTCGCGGCGGTCGCGCTGGCGCTGGGGTGGCAACACGCGACAGTGTACACCGTTCTCCTGCTGTTCTTCGTGTTCGTCACGAACCCGACGGCCGCCCACGCCATCGCGCGGTCGGCCTCCGACGTCGGTATCGATCCGTGGACGGCCGACGACGCCCGCGACCAGGACGACACGGGAGGTGACTCTCGATGA